In the Acidobacteriota bacterium genome, GACCGGGGGCGCAGCTCGGGGGTGACCTATCGGGTGGAGTGAGGCCTGGGGCGGAGGCTCAGACGTCAGGAAAGAGGGAAGGCCTGCTCCAGCCCCATATCGTCGCTCTTCCCGACGCCGCGGGCGTCAGAATCGATAGGCCAACTGGAGCGCGATTTGGCGACCGGGATCGACAAATTTGTAGTTCGGCGTCGGACCGATATCTCCCGCTTGACCGACTCCGGTGGTCGAGTCGCCGAGACTCGACGTCAGCTTGTCGGTCAAATTCTTGCCGATGAGCGTCACCGTCCACCCGCTATCGAGCCAGTCGAGGTGAATCGCCGCGTTGATCTTGCCGTACGCTTCTTGGGTGTCCAGTGGATCGTTGGTCAGTTTGAAGTGGACATCGTCGATCCAGTAATAGAACAGGTCGTAACCCAACTCCAATCCCCCGACGATCGGTATCTCACCGCCGCTCAGCCGCGCGTTGAACTGCCACTCGGGAGCGTACGGCAGCGGCGTGCCGGCGAGGTCTTGGACTCGGGTCACGGTGCCGTCCGAAAAGGTCGTGGCGACGCAGCCGAGGGCTTCAGTTTGGCCGGCGTAGCACGGGCCGTTGGGGAAGTCGTCGTATTCAGACTCCGTCCAGGCCATCGAGGTCGAGAGGCTCGTGCGGTCGCCGAGCCGAAAGACCAGATCGACTTCGACGCCGGTGGAGTTTGCTTGCGCCGCGTTGTTGACGTTCTGGATCAGCGTGACAGCGTCGAAGCCGGAGACCTGAATGTCTTCGAAATCGGTTGACCAAAGGGCCCAGTTCAGCTGTGTGCGACCGTCGGCGAAGGTCCGTTTGCCGCCAAGCTCGAGATGGGTCGTGCTCTCGGAGTCGTATTCGACCAGGTCGCGGGTCAGTGCCGCCTGGGGCACGTAATTCGGGAATTGGAAACCTCCGCTCTTGAACCCCTCAGCGTAGGTCGCGTACAGCATGCCCCCCTCCGGATTGAGCCAGCGCAAGGTGACGTTGGGGCTCAAGTCGTCCTCTGATCGATCGAAGAAGCCGGAGCTGGTGAAACGCGCCGGTCCGCAGGGAAAATCGATGGGAATGCCGACGCCGTCGAGCTCGTCGGTGACGTTCGGGCAGTCGACCTGATTGCCGGCGACTTCCAGAGCGTACGGGGTCAGCACCGTGGCGTTGGAGTCCGTCGCCCGCTCCTCTTCGGTGTAGCGCCCACCGACGGTCAGCGTCAGCTCGTCGGAGAGGTACCAATCGACCTGCGCGAAGAGTGCCAGAGATTCAGTGTCGAGAGTCGACCAAGCATGGCGCTGCAGGCCGCGAAAATCCGGATTGGTCGTGCCGCCGGTGCACAGGCCGAAGGGCCCGCGGCAGAACATGAACGACTGGATGAAGTCGTTGGTCTGGTCGCTGTAGTAGAGGCCTGCGAGGTAATCGAAGCGTTCGCCGCCGAAGGACGTGATCCGCAGCTCGTGCGACGTTTGCTGCCAGTCGTCGCGTACGAAGATGTGGGTCCACTCGAGGTCGCTGTGGTCCGAATCCCAGTCGTCCAGCGAGTCGTATTGGGCGACGTTGCCGAGGTAGCTGAAGTAGAACTTGTCGAAGAATTTGTTCAGCGTCAGGCCGACCATGGAGTATTCGGTGTCGTGGCGCTCGGGGCTGGGCTCGCCGTTGATCCGGAAGACCACGTCCTTGACGCCATTGAATAAACAGTCTTCGGAAGTATCGAGAGGATTGGGAGACGTGGCATCGCCCACGCAGTTGTAGATCTCTCGGCCACGGCCGTTGCGCTGCAGGTCGCCGACCTGGACCATGAGCTCGGCTTGCAGCGTCTCACCGATCTGCCAGTCGAAGAGACCGCGCGCCGTGAAGTCATCACGCTCCTGGTCGTTGCGGCCGGTGCCGAGGTTTTGCACCCATCCTTCACGATCCTCGAAGCGTACGGCGAAGCGTGATTTGAACGCATCGGAAAAAGGCACGTCGAACGCCGACTCGACGGCGAGGCCCTCGCCGTCCTCGAAGTCGTAGGTCGTGGTCAGGTGGCCGCCGAAGGAAGGCCCCGGCTTGCGGGTGGTGATATTGATCGCTCCGACACTGTTGTTTTTGCCGATCAGCGCGCCCTGGGGCCCTTTGAGAATCTCGACTTGCTCAACATCGAGGAACATGGTCCGGCCGAAACGGCTTCGGCCAAAATAATAGCCGTTGACCACCTGGCCGACGGCTTCTTCGAAGCCTAGGTTGGATCCCGTCGTACCGAGGCCGCGGACGATGAAGCGATCGAAGCTGTTGACGTCTTCGCTGTGGATGAAGTTGGTCGCGCTGAGAGACAGCTCCGATAGGCCGGAGATGTTGGATTCTTGCATCATCTCGCCGTCGAGATAGGTGATGGCGATGGGGACCTCGGCGAGTGCCTCTTCCCGCTTGCGGGCGGTGACGGTGATCTCGTCGGTGATCGTCTCCTCGCTAGCGAGGTCGGCTTCCTCCTGCTCACCCGCGCCGTCTTGCCCCGAGGGTTCCATGGCCGACTGCTCCACGGTCGGCGCTCGCGTCGGATCGTCCTGAGCGACCGCGGCAACCGGCGAACCGGCCAGCAGGCCGAGGAACACGACGATCAAAGCGAAGCGGTTGGCGGGAAAGGTGACTGTCGTTTCATGCATCGGCGGCGGCCTTAGTTGTTCTGAGTAATATCGTTTCAGCAGAGGCAAGTCTTGAGAGAGGCAGGCTCCGAGAGGGGCTCAGTACGGTTCACCATCTTCTCATCGACGATGCTTCATCGCGCCACTCATTTCGTGCTGGGCTGCTAGCCCGTCGTTGCCTTGGACATGGTCTTCAACCTTTTCCCGCGATCAAGGATTCCCCTCTACAAGATCCTCCACCTCCTTCGCCCAGCATTTCGATCCGAAGGAAGTACCACTACCTGCGCCGCCAAGGCGAGGCAAGGCAAGGCGGAGGCCGGTCGCTCGATCGGCGGTAGAGTCAGGCTCATGTCTGTCCAACGGCGTCTGTTACTTGCCTGCCTTGGAGCAGCGCTGGCTCTGCTGCTGGGGATCGTGTGGCTATTCAGCGGATCGCGGGTCCCCTGCGAGGAGCTCGTAGACACTGACGGCTCTAGCCTTTTGTCCTGCGAATTCGAGGTCGCCGCATCTCCTGAGACCGTGTGGCAGGCGTTGACCCGTACCGACGTGCCCAATCCTCACTATTTCGATGCCGTGTTGCAGGCCGAGATGCGGCCGGGCGGGCGCTGGCGCTTCATCACCGACGACCACGAGCGACTACTCGCCGAGGGCGAGATCCTGAGGCTCGAGCCGCCCAGACGCTTTCAGCAGACCTTCCGCGCCGCCGACCTCGACGATGCGCCGAGCCGGATCACGGTAGAGATCGAGGCGACGGCCAGAGGGAGCCGGGTGACCCTGACGCACGACCAATTCGTGGGTGAGACGATGACCTATCGCCGTTTTCGGCGCGCCCACCCGCTGGCCCTCTCTGCCCTCGCGTCGCTACTCGAAGACGGGCGGCTACCGATCCGCGCCCGCATCTACACGTTCATCTTCAAGCCGGGGATGAAGAGCGTTTCCGCCCGTGCCGAACCGTGGCACGAAGAACCGTGACGGAGAGCTTCCGCGCCGCTGCCTCGGAAACGGTCCTCCACCGACGAACCCGATTTCGACAGGAAATGGAGAATTCATGACCTCGAATGGAGAATCTAGACGGAAACGTCCTATCCGTGATCGGGTCCGGACCGGGGTGGCGAAAGGTTTCCCCGGGCCGGATCACTCCTGGTTGATGCCCGGCCGAGGGGTCGTGTCCCGCCGAAAACTGACTCTTGAAATGAGGTGTTCTGGATGTTGACCTTCCAAGGCACGGTCGACGACCGTGGAAATGTGCCCGCCCTGCCGGTCTCTCTCAATCTGGTGGCGACCCTGATCGGCAACGGCGTGACCAGCGTCGCCCTCTCCGGCGACGTGGAGACGGAGGCCGGCGGTACGTTCGAGCTCACCCTCCCCGTGCCCCAGGACGAGCTCGATCCGTTCGGCGACTCGGTCGACCTGGTACTGGTGATCACGCCCTATGTGCCCGGGGCGACGTTCAGTCTGCTGATCCTCGACGTGGTCGCCGGCGCCGGCCAGCCGCTACGCCAGGCGATCAACCAGCGGATCGACGATCTGGCGGTGACCGTGGACCTCTCCGGCCTGTCGGCGGTTGCGCTGACGGTCACCCTGTTCGATGACCGCGTCACCGAGAGGTTCTTCGACGACGTCGTCTCCCTCCAGTGCGAGCTGCGGCGCCATCTCCTCGACCCGGTGTCCGCGTCGCTCCCCCTGGCGCCGCAGGCCTGGGAGACTCGGCGCACGAGCCCCGCCTACCGGGTCGGCGACCAGTACCTGGCCCAGCTCCTGGTCACCAGCGACGACCTGGACCACCACCACTTCCTGCGTTACCGGAGCGACGGGGAGGCGGCCCTCGGCGAGGTGGCGGTCCGGCTGCGGGAGCTCGCGACCGGCGGCCTCTTGGACGAGCGCTCCTCGGTGGTGATGCGGCTCGACGAGCGGGTGGGGGTAGGGACGATCTCGTCCGGCCTGCCGGATCGGGAATTCCGCTTCCCGGTGGTCCTGATGGACATGGACCTGGACTTCGTGGTCGACGGGGGCCAGGGCCAGCTCCGGGTACGCTGCGACGTGGGGATCGGCACCGGCGCCAACCTGGTGCTGTTCGGTGCCGGCAGCGTCGACGCCTTCGTCTCGCTGGCGCCGAAGAACCACGAGGGGGGTCCGTTCGACCTCCTCGAGCTGGAGGAGCTGTTCGAGATCACGGTGGATTCGGTGGACCACGAGATGACCCCGAACACCGATCTCGACGATCTTCCCTTCTGGGTCTACCTCGCGCTGCTGCCCTTCCTCCCCGGCTTCACAGTGAGCCAGATGACCCAGGCCGCGGTGACGGCCGCCATCGAGGCGATCGTCGAGGCGGAGTTGCCCGGGATCGTGGTGGCCGCCATCGAGGCGGAGCTCGCCGACGCGGTGGTCTCCGCCCTGGACGACCGGATCGAGGAGGAGGCGAGCGCCGCCGGGCTCGACACCGACGCCGCCCAGAGAGCGGACCTGATGGAGAGCCTCCGCTTCTGGTTCGAGATGGAGCGGGTGGAGATCGACGCGGACGACGTCCGGGTGCTTGGCTGGGCGGGGGGCGCCGGCTTCGTGTCGGACGCCATCCTGGGTGGAACCTGCGCTGTCCGGAGCGGGGCCGCCGCCAGCGACAACGAGGAGAACGACGGACCGTCCCGGATGCGGGCGGAGCGCGAATTCCGGCCCTACGCCGACACCTTCGAGGGGTACCACCTCCAGGGCTGGCTCGACGCCTGGCGGAGCTTCCAGGAGGAGCTCTCCGCCACCGCCCGGAAGAACCCGAAGCTCTATCTCCGGGCGGCCCGGATCGCCGCTCGCCACCGGGAGCTGCTGGCGGCGCCTCGGGAGGCGAGGCTGTCCCAAGAGGGCGCCCGGGAGATCGTCGGCTTCGTCGAGGAGGTTCGGGAGGCGGTCCAGGGCGAGGAGCTCCGGGCCGTGCTAGACGAGGTCGGGGCGGTCTTCGAGAAGGGCGGCGGCCTGACCGTTGCGGAGCTGGCCAAGCGCGCCGCGGAGGCGCGCCCCGCTCCCGGCCGGTCCCACGGACTGTCGCCAGCCCGCTTCGGCAAGGCGGCCATCGGCGAGCGCCGGCGGATCGTGCGGCTCGCGGACGACGGCGAGGTCGACGTGGGCCGGGTGGTGAAGGCCGATCCCAAGGCGAAGGAGCCGTCGAGCGAGGAGGCTCGAGCGAAGCGCCGGGAGCGCCGCCGGCGCCGGTGAGCCTGTGCGCTCGCTTGCCGGGGATCCGGGCTGCTCAGGCGGAGTCCGGCTCCCCGCTCGCGTCGTCCAGGAACCGTTCGAGGGCCTGCCAGACCTCGGCGTAGCCCAGGAGGTCGTTGTGGCCGGCCTCGGGAATCCCCAGCCAGGTGGTCGGCGCGCCCGTCTCCGCCGGGTAGCCCTGGCGTAGCGCCTCGGTCACCCGCCGCCCCTGCTCCGCCGGGATGATCGTGTCCCGCTCGCCGTGGATGACCAGCGTCGGCACGCCGTGCCGGGCGATCATCCGGGCCGCTTCCAGGTTGTCGTAGCGCTCCTTCACCGCCCAGGTGACCAGGAACCGTGGGAAGTGGGTCGCCGCCACCTCCGCCAGCGTGCTCCAGGGGCTGAGCGCGGCGACGCCGACCACCTCGTCGGGGCGGCGGGCCGCCGCTCCCAGAGCCGCCGCGGCCCCCAGCGACCAGCCCACCAGCACCACCGGCCGCTCCGGGTGGTTCTCCCGGGCCCAGTCGATCCCGGCGCCGGCGGAGGCGATCACCCCCTCCTCGTTGGTCCGGCCGCCGCTCCGGCCGTAGCCCGGGTAGTCGATCACCAGGGTGACCACCTCCATCCGGCGAAGCCGGTCGAAGAGGCCGGAGCGCCGCATCGTCTCCAGGTTCTCGCCGTTGCCGTGGAGGAAGACCGCCACCGGGCGGCCGGTGGCCAGGTTGGCCGGCTCCAGGCTCCAGGCATACACCTGACTTCCCGTGGCGAGGGATAGCCGCTCCTCGCCCAGATCTCCACCCGGAGGCGAGGGCACCGCCACCGGGGGTGAGGGGTAGAGCATGCTGCGGGCGAAGGAAGCGAGCATCAGGAAGGCCAGCACCGCCAGGGCGGCGAAGATCGCGATCAGCCGAAGGCGGCGCATGGGGAATCCAAGCTTATGACCATTCTGTATGTCCTACAAGGCATGCAAGGGGGAGCGGAAGGGGTGAGGGCTTGCCTCCAAACAATCGTCAGACCCTCAATTCTTGCACCAGATGGAGCTTTCTGCCTCCGAGCTACCGGACGAGCCTATCCGGCCGAGAAGTCTCAGGTCAGTCTCCGTCCCACTCCCACAACGCCCGGATCGGCACCGCATGGATCCGTTCTCCGCAGGGCAGAACTTCGCTGCCGCCGTAGAGCAGGATGCCGCGGTGGAAGCGGTCGCCGAGGGCTTCGGCGAGGCTTTTGAGGCCGTGGAGGTCCCGGCGGCCCCAGCTGGAGGCGGTTTTGACCTCGATACCCACCACCAGGCCGCCGGGACCTTCGAGGAGAAGGTCGACTTCCTGTCTCGAGGCGGTGCGGTAGTGAAAGAGCTTGGTGGGGATGTGGTTCCAACCCCGCTGCTTGCGCAGCTCGCCGGCGACGAAGCTCTCGATGAGGCTCCCGGCTCGCTTCTGCAGGCTTGCCGGTGTGCTGCCGGGAGTGAAGGGAACCATGCCGTTGAGGTGGGCGATGAGCCCGGAGTCGCAGAGGTCGATCTTGGGAGTCTTGCTGAGGCGCTTGCCCAGGTTGGCGCTCCAGGGGGGGAGCAGCTGGACCAGGTAGGTCATCTCCAACAAGGTCAGGTAGCGGTGGAGGGTCGCATAGGCCAGGCCGGTGGAGCGGGAGAGCTCGGCGCGATTGAGCAGGCTCGAAGAGCGGCTGGCGAGCAGATCGAGCAGCCGAGGCAGGTCCGCCAACCCTTCGATGTTGGCAAGGTCCCGGACATCGCGTTGGAGAATG is a window encoding:
- a CDS encoding TonB-dependent receptor encodes the protein MHETTVTFPANRFALIVVFLGLLAGSPVAAVAQDDPTRAPTVEQSAMEPSGQDGAGEQEEADLASEETITDEITVTARKREEALAEVPIAITYLDGEMMQESNISGLSELSLSATNFIHSEDVNSFDRFIVRGLGTTGSNLGFEEAVGQVVNGYYFGRSRFGRTMFLDVEQVEILKGPQGALIGKNNSVGAINITTRKPGPSFGGHLTTTYDFEDGEGLAVESAFDVPFSDAFKSRFAVRFEDREGWVQNLGTGRNDQERDDFTARGLFDWQIGETLQAELMVQVGDLQRNGRGREIYNCVGDATSPNPLDTSEDCLFNGVKDVVFRINGEPSPERHDTEYSMVGLTLNKFFDKFYFSYLGNVAQYDSLDDWDSDHSDLEWTHIFVRDDWQQTSHELRITSFGGERFDYLAGLYYSDQTNDFIQSFMFCRGPFGLCTGGTTNPDFRGLQRHAWSTLDTESLALFAQVDWYLSDELTLTVGGRYTEEERATDSNATVLTPYALEVAGNQVDCPNVTDELDGVGIPIDFPCGPARFTSSGFFDRSEDDLSPNVTLRWLNPEGGMLYATYAEGFKSGGFQFPNYVPQAALTRDLVEYDSESTTHLELGGKRTFADGRTQLNWALWSTDFEDIQVSGFDAVTLIQNVNNAAQANSTGVEVDLVFRLGDRTSLSTSMAWTESEYDDFPNGPCYAGQTEALGCVATTFSDGTVTRVQDLAGTPLPYAPEWQFNARLSGGEIPIVGGLELGYDLFYYWIDDVHFKLTNDPLDTQEAYGKINAAIHLDWLDSGWTVTLIGKNLTDKLTSSLGDSTTGVGQAGDIGPTPNYKFVDPGRQIALQLAYRF
- a CDS encoding SRPBCC domain-containing protein is translated as MSVQRRLLLACLGAALALLLGIVWLFSGSRVPCEELVDTDGSSLLSCEFEVAASPETVWQALTRTDVPNPHYFDAVLQAEMRPGGRWRFITDDHERLLAEGEILRLEPPRRFQQTFRAADLDDAPSRITVEIEATARGSRVTLTHDQFVGETMTYRRFRRAHPLALSALASLLEDGRLPIRARIYTFIFKPGMKSVSARAEPWHEEP
- a CDS encoding alpha/beta fold hydrolase produces the protein MRRLRLIAIFAALAVLAFLMLASFARSMLYPSPPVAVPSPPGGDLGEERLSLATGSQVYAWSLEPANLATGRPVAVFLHGNGENLETMRRSGLFDRLRRMEVVTLVIDYPGYGRSGGRTNEEGVIASAGAGIDWARENHPERPVVLVGWSLGAAAALGAAARRPDEVVGVAALSPWSTLAEVAATHFPRFLVTWAVKERYDNLEAARMIARHGVPTLVIHGERDTIIPAEQGRRVTEALRQGYPAETGAPTTWLGIPEAGHNDLLGYAEVWQALERFLDDASGEPDSA
- a CDS encoding ATP-binding protein gives rise to the protein MYRRNIEDYLRAALADTPVVLLQGARQTGKTTLAKELVRSLGGSYRTLDDAATYASATQAPKEFIARPEGLVVLDEIQKAPDLLSAIKVAVDEDRRPGRFLLTGSARVLTLPTISESLAGRMEVVTLWPLSQGELADREERFIDAIFGDSLPPLPPAPEKADSSFATILQRALIGGFPEAVARQDPRRRNAWFAAYITTILQRDVRDLANIEGLADLPRLLDLLASRSSSLLNRAELSRSTGLAYATLHRYLTLLEMTYLVQLLPPWSANLGKRLSKTPKIDLCDSGLIAHLNGMVPFTPGSTPASLQKRAGSLIESFVAGELRKQRGWNHIPTKLFHYRTASRQEVDLLLEGPGGLVVGIEVKTASSWGRRDLHGLKSLAEALGDRFHRGILLYGGSEVLPCGERIHAVPIRALWEWDGD